The Lactuca sativa cultivar Salinas chromosome 2, Lsat_Salinas_v11, whole genome shotgun sequence genome includes a window with the following:
- the LOC111884574 gene encoding kirola, protein MELKSFSSLSLYDSFLRAMALSGILVKKIPIKSDGNVFYDILTYSPYNVCEICPDCMNGVDLEDGEWGVIGCVIVVSFIHDGKTHVVKEVLQTIDKEKKSVSYNVIGGDIMDAFKTFLITVDVDTSEEESFVTLTFQYEKLDENLDAAESLMDFCVKVIADMENYYLAKSI, encoded by the exons ATGGAGCTCAAATCATTTTCCTCATTGTCTTtgtatgattcatttttaagggCAATGGCTCTAAGTGGTATCTTGGTTAAGAAAATTCCCATCAAATCAGATGGGAACGTGTTCTATGACATTTTAACGTACAGCCCATATAATGTATGTGAAATTTGCCCTGATTGCATGAACGGTGTTGATCTGGAAGATGGTGAATGGGGTGTTATTGGATGCGTCATTGTTGTTTCCTTTATACATG ATGGAAAGACACATGTGGTTAAAGAAGTGCTTCAAACAATCGACAAGGAGAAAAAGTCTGTGAGCTACAACGTGATAGGTGGTGATATTATGGATGCTTTCAAGACCTTTTTGATCACGGTTGATGTTGACACAAGTGAAGAAGAGAGTTTTGTGACTTTGACTTTCCAGTACGAGAAGCTAGATGAAAATCTAGATGCCGCTGAAAGTTTGATGGATTTTTGCGTTAAGGTCATCGCAGATATGGAGAACTATTACCTTGCGAAGTCCATTTAA